The sequence TGCATTGCTAACATCGCCCATTTCGTCAACTACAAACTTCACGTAAACTTTTCCCTGGATTCCGTTTTCCTGAGCAATTACCGGGTAACGAACATGAGAACTAATGAATTGGTATAATGCTCTTGTACCACCAGGAAATTCAGGAATTTCTTCCACTATCACAAATATTTCATCAACAGTTTCTTCCTCTTCATTTTTACTTTCGAATAGTGGTTGTATGTCAATCACTGTTTCATCATCAGCCTCAGAGTCTTCAATTAACAATTCATCCTCTATTTCTATATCATCGTCAACAATGTTTAATACTTCAACCACTTTAGGTGGCGGCGGAGGTGGAGGTGGTTTCACTTCCGCTTCCCGGGTAATGGGAATGATTTCTTCCTCAACTTCAAACGATTGAATTACTCCAAGAGAGTCTGCTTTTGCCGGTGCTGTTGTCCACTCAAAGGCTACAAGTGTTGTTCCCAGCGCTACTACTAACCCAATTAAAAAGAAGGTGTTTCGCTTTTTTTCCAGGTCAGCCTTTTGTGCTTTTTTTACTTCCATAATTGTCAAAAATTTGTTATTACTTTAAAATTTTACCGTTCATTTTTAGTAAAAACAACATCTTCCTTTTTGACTATAGCTTTCAGTTATCCTTTATGTGAACAAACATATAACTAATAAATTAGTTTTCAAACTAAATATTTAGTTATTTTTATTTACAAAATTGTAACCAGCTGTTTTAGTGCCTGTTAAATCACCTAACTTTTTAGTTATAGGAATATATGAAAGAGGTAGAATAAAGATATTTATTGAATGGTGAAAGTATCGCGGTCGTTTAGCAAAGGGAATTTTTGTCTGAATTCGTGTAATTCGGAATAGGAAACTTCGAATGTTTGAATGGCTTCATGCTCTCCCATAAAGTTGGCAAATCCTTTCGGAGAAATATAGGCTGAATCGCCAAGATATTTTAAACCGGTACCGTCGGTTCCAACACGGTTAATACCAAAACAATACGATTGATTTTCAATGGCTCGTGAAATGAGCAGGTTTTTCCAAACATGGTGACGCGGCGACGGCCAGTTGGCCATATAAAATACAACATCGTAATCTTCCAGGTTTCGCGCAAATACCGGAAAACGCAGATCGTAACAAATTTGCGGACAGAATTTCCAGCCTTTGTAATCGACAATTAATTTCTCTTTTCCGGGTGCGTAATGTAAATGCTCCTGCCCCATGCTGTACAAATGCCGCTTGTCGTACGTTTCAATTTTACTATCAGGAAAAACCCAGATTGCACGGTTGTATATCTTTCCTGCCTCTTCAATAATCAGGCTTCCAACAACGGCTGCGTTCTTGTCGGCAGCTACCTGCTGCATCCATTTTACCGATGGCCCATCCATCGATTCATTTAACTTCTCAGGATGCATTGAAAAACCTGTTGTAAACATTTCAGGAAGAATAATCACATCTGTTCCTTCGATGTTATCAAGCCATTTTGAATATTTTTCCAGATTTGCGTCTGGATTCTCCCAGATTATATCGGGTTGTATGATGGTTATTTTCAGGTTTTCCATGTTTAAGAAATTGCACGCAAATGACGCAGATTTTTTTGATCTTCACTGATTAAAATCTGTGTTTATCCTTAAAATCAGCGTTATCAGCGTTCCATTATTAAAACTTATTAATTACAGTAACTCCCAAATTTTCAAACTTGTTCATATTAACAAGTGCCTCGGGTGCTTCTTCCAGGGAAATCGTTTTTCCCAACATCAACTCCGGATTTACTTTGCCGGCTTTTATCATTTCAAAAACGGCATTGTAACGAAAGGCCTGCATTCCATGACTGCCAAGGATTTCAATTTCGTGAGCAACAACTTTATCCATAGGCACTTTGGGATGTTTATGATCGGCTGTTGTTAACCCAACCTGCACATGTTTTCCCCGTTTTCGCAAGCAAGAAATGGAATTAAAACAGGTTTCCTGGCTGCCTAACGCATCTATGGATAGATGTGCTCCGCGATTGGTAACTTTTAGAATTTCAGTCGGAACATCTTTTATTTCTTTAGCATTGATAAGAATGTTTGCGCCTAATTTTTTAGCCAGTTGCAATTTTTCATC comes from uncultured Draconibacterium sp. and encodes:
- a CDS encoding energy transducer TonB; this encodes MEVKKAQKADLEKKRNTFFLIGLVVALGTTLVAFEWTTAPAKADSLGVIQSFEVEEEIIPITREAEVKPPPPPPPPKVVEVLNIVDDDIEIEDELLIEDSEADDETVIDIQPLFESKNEEEETVDEIFVIVEEIPEFPGGTRALYQFISSHVRYPVIAQENGIQGKVYVKFVVDEMGDVSNAEVLRPVEASLDKEALRVINSLPRFKPGKQRGKPVKVYYNAQITFQLQ
- a CDS encoding amidohydrolase, producing the protein MENLKITIIQPDIIWENPDANLEKYSKWLDNIEGTDVIILPEMFTTGFSMHPEKLNESMDGPSVKWMQQVAADKNAAVVGSLIIEEAGKIYNRAIWVFPDSKIETYDKRHLYSMGQEHLHYAPGKEKLIVDYKGWKFCPQICYDLRFPVFARNLEDYDVVFYMANWPSPRHHVWKNLLISRAIENQSYCFGINRVGTDGTGLKYLGDSAYISPKGFANFMGEHEAIQTFEVSYSELHEFRQKFPLLNDRDTFTIQ